One stretch of Prunus persica cultivar Lovell chromosome G1, Prunus_persica_NCBIv2, whole genome shotgun sequence DNA includes these proteins:
- the LOC18790599 gene encoding transcription initiation factor TFIID subunit 15 isoform X1 — translation MSRPGDWNCRSCNHLNFQRRDSCQRCGEPKSGERVEYGSFGGRGGGGGSFGFTTGPDVRPGDWYCTIGNCAAHNFASRSSCFKCGASKDESSSGGGGGYEGRGFGFGSGGSSSGRSGWKSGDWICTRSGCNEHNFASRTECFRCNAPRDNNGGTAVLC, via the exons ATGAGCAGGCCAGGAGATTGGAACTGTAGGTCATGCAACCATCTCAACTTCCAAAGGAGGGACTCGTGCCAGAGGTGCGGGGAGCCAAAAAGTGGGGAGAGAGTTGAGTATGGAAGTTTTGGTGGaagaggtggaggtggtggttcaTTCGGATTCACCACTGGCCCGGATGTCCGTCCCGGTGACTGGTACTGCACCATTGGCAATTGTGCAGCGCATAACTTTGCCAGCCGCTCCAGCTGCTTCAAGTGTGGTGCGTCCAAGGATGAATCTTCCAGTGGCGGAGGTGGCGGCTATGAGGGTAGAGGGTTTGGATTTGGGAGCGGTGGAAGTAGCTCTGGTCGCTCCGGATGGAAATCCGGAGATTGGATTTGCACAAG GTCAGGGTGCAATGAGCACAACTTCGCTAGCAGGACGGAATGTTTCAGATGCAATGCTCCAAGGGACAACAATGGTG GTACTGCTGTACTTTGCTGA
- the LOC18790599 gene encoding transcription initiation factor TFIID subunit 15 isoform X2, with amino-acid sequence MSRPGDWNCRSCNHLNFQRRDSCQRCGEPKSGERVEYGSFGGRGGGGGSFGFTTGPDVRPGDWYCTIGNCAAHNFASRSSCFKCGASKDESSSGGGGGYEGRGFGFGSGGSSSGRSGWKSGDWICTRSGCNEHNFASRTECFRCNAPRDNNGGKSPY; translated from the exons ATGAGCAGGCCAGGAGATTGGAACTGTAGGTCATGCAACCATCTCAACTTCCAAAGGAGGGACTCGTGCCAGAGGTGCGGGGAGCCAAAAAGTGGGGAGAGAGTTGAGTATGGAAGTTTTGGTGGaagaggtggaggtggtggttcaTTCGGATTCACCACTGGCCCGGATGTCCGTCCCGGTGACTGGTACTGCACCATTGGCAATTGTGCAGCGCATAACTTTGCCAGCCGCTCCAGCTGCTTCAAGTGTGGTGCGTCCAAGGATGAATCTTCCAGTGGCGGAGGTGGCGGCTATGAGGGTAGAGGGTTTGGATTTGGGAGCGGTGGAAGTAGCTCTGGTCGCTCCGGATGGAAATCCGGAGATTGGATTTGCACAAG GTCAGGGTGCAATGAGCACAACTTCGCTAGCAGGACGGAATGTTTCAGATGCAATGCTCCAAGGGACAACAATGGTGGCAAGTCTCCATATTAA
- the LOC18788162 gene encoding receptor-like serine/threonine-protein kinase SD1-8 isoform X1: protein MRLFQMSSPNASPIHHDEVRGASNMELGRQKDQDLPFFSFSTIKNATNYFAEANKLGEGGYGPVYKGKLPLEDQEFAVKRLSKISRQGLNEFKNEVSVICKLQHRNLVRLLGCCIEEEESILIYEYMPNRSLDSFIFDSSKKALLDWRRRFHIIEGIAQGLLYLHRYSRLRIIHRDLKTSNILLDSDMNPKISDFGMARIFGDDDTRGKTNRVVGTFGYMSPEYAMDGLFSEKSDVFSFGVILLEIISGKKNIAFFETDHSLNLLGRAWNFWKEGKSMELMDSTLSASCSSSEVTRCIQMGLLCVQERAMDRPNMSDVVSMLSNETIALPLPKEPAFLSQLSSTDADSSSSRQRHRSRNDITISDVDGR from the exons ATGAGATTATTTCAAATGAGCTCCCCTAATGCGTCACCAATTCATCATGATGAAGTTAGAGGTGCAAGCAACATGGAACTGGGCAGACAGAAGGATCAAGATTTgccattttttagtttttccaCAATAAAGAATGCAACAAATTACTTTGCAGAGGCTAATAAACTTGGGGAAGGTGGATATGGGCCTGTCTATAAG GGTAAGTTGCCTCTAGAAGATCAGGAATTTGCAGTGAAAAGGCTGTCCAAAATTTCCAGGCAAGGCTTGAATGAGTTCAAAAACGAAGTTTCAGTAATCTGTAAGCTCCAACACAGGAATTTGGTTAGGCTTTTGGGATGttgcattgaagaagaagaaagtatACTAATTTATGAGTACATGCCCAACAGAAGCCTGGAttcctttatttttg ATTCATCCAAAAAGGCACTTTTGGATTGGAGAAGGCGCTTTCACATTATTGAAGGGATTGCTCAAGGGCTTCTTTATCTTCACAGATACTCAAGATTACGGATCATTCACCGCGATTTAAAGACAAGCAATATTCTGTTGGACAGTGACATGAACCcgaaaatttcagattttggcaTGGCAAGGATTTTTGGGGACGATGACACTAGAGGAAAAACAAATCGGGTTGTAGGTACATT TGGTTACATGTCTCCGGAGTATGCAATGGACGGCCtcttttctgaaaaatcaGATGTATTCAGCTTTGGGGTGATCTTATTAGAGATCATAAGTGGAAAGAAGAACATAGCCTTCTTTGAAACTGATCATTCTCTTAACTTACTAGGCAGA GCTTGGAATTTTTGGAAAGAAGGCAAGAGCATGGAGTTGATGGATTCAACATTGAGTGCCTCATGTTCAAGCAGTGAAGTTACGAGATGCATTCAGATGGGTCTTTTGTGCGTGCAAGAAAGAGCTATGGATCGACCAAACATGTCAGATGTTGTTTCGATGCTAAGCAATGAAACAATTGCTCTGCCTCTTCCAAAAGAACCTGCATTTTTGAGTCAATTAAGTTCCACTGATGCAGATTCATCTTCAAGTAGGCAAAGACATCGATCGAGAAATGACATAACGATTTCAGATGTAGATGGCAGGTAG